In Chloroflexota bacterium, a single window of DNA contains:
- a CDS encoding Rieske 2Fe-2S domain-containing protein: MATTTARHAQRTYTEADFEDFEHTGPDTLAGRYLRTFWHPIYISQELKPGWAVPVRLMNEDFTLYRGESGTAHMVDFRCAHRGTQLSTGFVEEDCIRCRYHGWVFDGTGQCIEQPLERPSFAHRIRIRGYPVEEYLGLIFVYIGEGEPPPLPRYPRMEREGLLEWARAPRACNYFNELENDPEHVPFTHRDPDLPRGQYTLADEVKCVESNWGIAQHRFYPGHTLIVQHGMPNIRSTRHGSKAEVFRFKVPVDDGHLISFEVELFQMSADEAEKKRATREHAIGGDNEARAVLTDEILAGKRRLLDLDRDPPPGISMFNLQDDVTQVGQGVIRDRQHEHLGSSDAYVVLLRSIFRREMKALAEGRPLKHWELTDDLVNTARRGARD, encoded by the coding sequence ACGCTCAGCGCACGTACACCGAGGCGGATTTCGAAGATTTCGAGCACACGGGACCGGACACGCTGGCCGGCCGCTACCTGCGCACGTTCTGGCACCCCATCTATATCTCGCAGGAGCTCAAGCCAGGCTGGGCGGTACCGGTTCGGCTGATGAACGAAGACTTCACCTTGTATCGTGGCGAGAGCGGAACCGCGCACATGGTGGACTTCCGTTGCGCACACCGGGGCACCCAGCTTTCCACCGGCTTCGTCGAGGAGGACTGCATTCGCTGTCGCTACCACGGCTGGGTATTCGACGGCACCGGCCAATGTATCGAACAGCCTCTTGAACGACCATCCTTCGCCCATCGCATCCGCATCAGGGGCTACCCGGTTGAGGAATACCTGGGCCTCATCTTCGTCTACATTGGCGAGGGCGAGCCGCCGCCCCTCCCCCGCTACCCTCGGATGGAGCGCGAGGGACTGCTGGAGTGGGCCCGCGCGCCGCGCGCGTGCAACTACTTCAACGAGCTGGAGAACGATCCTGAGCACGTGCCGTTCACCCACCGGGATCCGGATCTCCCGCGCGGCCAATACACCCTGGCCGACGAGGTGAAGTGCGTCGAGAGCAACTGGGGGATCGCCCAGCATCGCTTCTATCCCGGGCACACCCTCATCGTCCAGCACGGCATGCCCAACATCCGCAGCACCCGGCACGGCAGCAAAGCCGAGGTCTTTCGCTTCAAAGTGCCCGTGGACGATGGGCATCTCATCAGCTTCGAGGTCGAGCTGTTTCAGATGAGCGCGGACGAGGCCGAGAAGAAGCGGGCGACGCGCGAGCATGCCATCGGAGGAGATAACGAGGCGCGCGCGGTCCTCACCGACGAGATTCTGGCAGGGAAGCGTCGGTTGCTCGACCTGGATCGAGACCCACCGCCCGGCATCAGCATGTTCAATCTGCAGGACGATGTCACACAGGTTGGTCAGGGCGTGATCCGCGACCGCCAGCACGAGCACCTGGGGAGCTCCGACGCGTACGTCGTGCTGCTACGGTCGATCTTCCGGCGCGAGATGAAGGCGCTGGCGGAAGGCCGGCCCCTGAAGCACTGGGAGCTGACCGACGACTTGGTCAACACGGCACGCCGCGGCGCTCGGGATTGA